A region of the Peredibacter starrii genome:
AGGTGATAGAGGACGACCAACTCTGGCACTCAAAACTCTCTCTGCTCTAAAATGATCACACACCGCCATGACCTTTCTCTGGTCCACTTTCATTCCCGGGCAAATTTCCGCCGGAACACCTTCAAATGGATTGTAGTAAGAAAAAGCAGAAGTGGAGATTGCGAGAAGTGAAAGAAGAATAAGACTTTTCATATGGCCTCCGTATTTGTTTTTCCGGAAGCTAACATGCAGACTGCTGACTCAAATTTTTATTGAAATAATTACTCAGAAAGACTGTTTCTACTAATAAACGGGAACAATGCTAGTGCATGAACAGACGGTTCTCAGGGTACTCCCAAAGAAAGTGCTGACCTTCTTCACCTGGAATACGAACCTTACAAAGAGAAACTGGAATAGCACCCAGGCGACGAATTTTATCCGACCATGCCTGAAGTGAAAGATTAATTTTCTCTTGGATATTTTGGGCCTTGTCAGTATTGGCCTTGAAAAATGAAAGCTGTGAGTTAAGAACGTTCAATTCGCGCTTTGTTTTAGACGAGATGTGCATAAGAAGTGGAACTAGCTCCAACGCCTCTTCATGTGAAAAGGTTTTGGTCTGATTCAATGGATAAATATTCCGTACATTCTCGAAGCCGGTTTCCATTACTCAAATTGCCCTTGTCTAAGTTTACGCTCTACGTCCTTTTTAGCAGCAGTATCACGCTTATCAAAGAGTTTTTTCCCCTTAGCGAGAGCTATTTCGCACTTTACCAAAGAGTCTTTGAAGTAGAGGGCAAGAGGGATGATGGTGTAACCCTTCATCGCCATTTTCTTTTCAATTTGTTGGATTTCTTCACGCTTTAACAATAGCTTACGCTTACGTGTCTCAGGGTGATTGTTGATGTTCCCGAATTCGTAATGAGGGATTGTGGAGTTTTGAAGCCAAACTTCTCCCGCCGAATCGATGACCACGAAGGCTTCGTTGATCATGGCCTTACCCAGACGAAGAGACTTCACCTCGGTTCCCATAAGTGACACGCCGCACTCATACTTCTCTTCAAGGAAGTAGTCGTAACCCGCGCGCTGATTTTTAGCAATAATCTTGATGCCCATAAGGATGGCACTATACCACCGTTCTCCGATGAATTAAAGCTGGTTCCTGATCAAAGGAAGAAGCTTCGAGATAACTTTAAGGAGAGCACGCTTCTTTTTCGACACGCCCTTCATTTCGATGTCCAGGTTGTGAGGAACTCCGTCCTTACCAA
Encoded here:
- the smpB gene encoding SsrA-binding protein SmpB, translating into MGIKIIAKNQRAGYDYFLEEKYECGVSLMGTEVKSLRLGKAMINEAFVVIDSAGEVWLQNSTIPHYEFGNINNHPETRKRKLLLKREEIQQIEKKMAMKGYTIIPLALYFKDSLVKCEIALAKGKKLFDKRDTAAKKDVERKLRQGQFE